In Pseudomonas fluorescens, the following are encoded in one genomic region:
- the lapG gene encoding cysteine protease LapG: MAASLTIPRILRWLCSALLLTGVMLGSLSADWDFSLISRRAQALYGPLGEGQQRINDWQYLLASQKQLGELEQLNVVNRFFNKQLRYVEDIDLWHEVDYWETPIEALWKGAGDCEDYAIAKYFSLRHLGVASEKLRITYVKALTQNRAHMVLTYYSSLEVEPLVLDSLIDAIKPASQRMDLLPVYSFNAEGLWLPGAKGNKKVGDTKRLSRWQDVLKKMQAEGFPVQTTN, encoded by the coding sequence TTGGCGGCAAGTTTAACGATCCCCCGGATTTTACGCTGGCTGTGCAGCGCATTGTTGCTGACTGGCGTGATGCTGGGCAGCTTGAGCGCCGATTGGGATTTTTCCCTGATCAGCCGACGGGCGCAGGCATTGTATGGACCTTTGGGAGAAGGTCAGCAGCGCATTAATGATTGGCAATACTTGCTGGCCAGTCAGAAGCAGCTCGGCGAATTGGAACAACTCAATGTGGTCAATCGCTTTTTCAACAAACAGCTGCGATACGTCGAAGACATCGACCTGTGGCACGAAGTCGACTACTGGGAAACCCCGATCGAAGCCCTCTGGAAAGGCGCTGGCGACTGTGAAGACTACGCTATTGCCAAGTACTTCAGCCTGCGTCACCTCGGTGTAGCCAGTGAAAAGCTGCGTATCACCTATGTCAAGGCACTGACCCAGAACCGTGCGCACATGGTGCTGACCTACTACTCGAGTCTGGAAGTCGAGCCCCTGGTGCTCGACAGCCTGATTGATGCAATCAAGCCGGCCAGCCAGCGAATGGATTTGCTGCCGGTCTACTCTTTCAATGCAGAAGGGTTGTGGTTGCCGGGTGCCAAGGGCAACAAAAAGGTCGGCGATACCAAACGCCTTTCGCGTTGGCAGGATGTGTTGAAAAAAATGCAGGCCGAAGGATTCCCGGTCCAGACGACTAACTAG
- the lapD gene encoding cyclic di-GMP receptor LapD, whose product MSLFKQLLIAICLFLVVAFTGSFMVSLESSRTQYVNQLRSHAQDAATALALSLTPNIDDPAMVELLVSSIFDSGYYASIRVVDLKTDQALVERTGIPTVNNVPDWFVKLIGLEPAGGDAIVSRGWEQAARVEVVSHPMFALAKLWQSALGSLGWLLLCGAVSAVLGALLLRQQLRPLDYMVQQSHAIARREFLSLPELPRTPELRRVVQAMNQMVEKLKALFQEQAERSEKLRVESYQDSLTGLANRRYFEMQLNARVSNPEQASSGYLLLLRVKDLAGLNQRLGGQRTDEVLKAVGEQLSRECAKYPETQNLVTRIRGGEFAVLAPGLVRAEALQLAQNLDSALASLHATGATDVAAVASIGLAPFAHGDSPQTVLSLGDQALAQAEGQGEQNWACIEHSLAASVGDDHHAWHLMLDQALTQRRFELYFQPVVAAQDTQLVLHYKVLSRLLDEHGQTIPAGRFLPWLERFGWTARLDRLMLERVLEQMSGHEASLALNLSSATLADPQAQNKIFEILRANSNLGPRLTLEIGEEQLPDQAVLEQLTRRLRELGFSLSLQRFGGRFSMIGNLARLGLAYLKIDGSYIRSIDLESDKRLFIEAIQRAAHSIDLPLIAERVETEGELSVIREMGLYGVQGQLFGEPKPWK is encoded by the coding sequence ATGTCTTTGTTCAAACAGCTGTTGATTGCTATCTGTCTGTTCCTGGTGGTCGCCTTCACCGGTAGTTTCATGGTCAGTCTGGAGAGCTCGCGCACTCAGTACGTCAACCAGTTGCGCTCCCATGCCCAGGACGCCGCGACGGCGCTGGCGCTTTCCCTGACACCGAACATCGACGACCCGGCGATGGTCGAGTTGCTGGTCAGCTCGATTTTCGACAGCGGTTACTACGCGAGCATCCGCGTGGTCGATCTGAAGACCGACCAGGCCCTGGTCGAGCGCACAGGCATTCCGACGGTCAACAACGTTCCGGACTGGTTCGTCAAACTGATCGGCCTGGAACCTGCCGGTGGTGACGCGATCGTCAGCCGCGGCTGGGAGCAGGCAGCCCGGGTCGAGGTGGTCAGCCACCCGATGTTCGCGCTGGCCAAGTTGTGGCAAAGCGCTTTGGGCAGCCTGGGCTGGTTGCTGCTATGTGGCGCGGTCAGTGCGGTACTCGGCGCACTGTTACTGCGTCAGCAATTGCGACCGCTGGATTACATGGTCCAGCAATCCCATGCCATCGCCCGACGGGAATTCCTCAGTCTGCCGGAACTGCCGCGCACCCCCGAACTTCGCCGGGTCGTGCAGGCCATGAACCAGATGGTCGAGAAGCTCAAGGCGCTGTTCCAGGAGCAGGCTGAGCGCAGTGAAAAACTACGGGTCGAGTCCTATCAGGACTCGTTGACCGGGTTGGCCAACCGGCGTTATTTCGAGATGCAACTGAATGCGCGGGTAAGCAATCCGGAGCAGGCCAGTTCCGGTTATCTGCTGCTGTTACGGGTCAAGGATCTGGCCGGTCTCAATCAGCGTCTCGGCGGCCAGCGCACCGATGAAGTGCTCAAAGCCGTCGGTGAGCAACTGTCTCGCGAGTGCGCCAAATACCCGGAAACCCAGAACCTGGTCACCCGTATCCGTGGTGGCGAATTTGCCGTACTGGCACCGGGGCTGGTGCGGGCAGAAGCGCTGCAACTGGCACAGAACCTCGACAGCGCCTTGGCCAGTCTTCACGCTACCGGCGCCACCGATGTGGCTGCCGTGGCGTCCATCGGCCTGGCGCCTTTTGCTCATGGTGACTCACCGCAAACCGTGCTCAGCCTGGGTGACCAGGCGCTGGCGCAGGCCGAAGGCCAGGGCGAGCAGAACTGGGCCTGTATCGAACACAGCCTTGCGGCCAGTGTCGGCGACGATCACCACGCCTGGCATCTGATGCTCGACCAGGCGCTGACACAGCGGCGTTTCGAGCTGTATTTCCAACCGGTAGTCGCCGCCCAGGACACGCAACTGGTACTGCATTACAAAGTGTTGTCGCGACTGCTCGACGAGCACGGTCAGACCATCCCCGCCGGGCGTTTTCTGCCTTGGCTGGAGCGCTTCGGCTGGACCGCGCGTCTGGATCGGCTGATGCTCGAGCGGGTGTTGGAGCAAATGAGCGGGCATGAGGCGTCGCTGGCGCTGAATCTGTCGTCGGCTACCCTGGCCGACCCGCAGGCGCAAAACAAAATCTTCGAGATACTGCGCGCAAATTCCAACCTCGGCCCGCGTTTGACCCTGGAGATTGGTGAAGAGCAATTGCCTGACCAGGCGGTGCTGGAGCAACTGACCCGGCGCCTGCGTGAGCTCGGCTTCTCCCTGAGCCTGCAACGTTTTGGTGGCCGCTTCAGCATGATCGGCAACCTGGCACGGCTGGGGCTGGCGTACCTGAAGATCGATGGCAGCTACATTCGGTCGATTGATCTGGAGAGTGACAAACGCCTGTTCATCGAGGCGATCCAGCGAGCGGCGCACAGCATTGATTTGCCGTTGATTGCCGAGCGGGTCGAGACTGAAGGCGAGTTGTCGGTGATTCGCGAGATGGGGCTGTACGGTGTGCAGGGCCAGTTGTTCGGCGAGCCCAAGCCCTGGAAGTAA
- a CDS encoding tryptophan synthase subunit beta yields the protein MFYVQRDAQGLLVRVEPAAYAEATETLAADNHEIQAWFANAAVENSLKQLKQSDLEMIRVLDDLIQVLTQKGVIRVTDLPMAAQAKLMDRTQAREALGGLSQLIDEDESGLI from the coding sequence ATGTTTTACGTGCAACGCGATGCGCAGGGCCTGTTGGTACGCGTGGAACCCGCCGCCTACGCCGAGGCCACGGAAACGCTGGCGGCCGACAATCATGAAATCCAGGCCTGGTTTGCCAACGCGGCTGTGGAGAACAGCCTCAAACAACTCAAGCAAAGTGACCTGGAAATGATCCGGGTACTCGACGACTTGATTCAGGTGCTGACCCAGAAAGGCGTGATCCGCGTCACCGACCTGCCGATGGCGGCCCAGGCCAAACTGATGGACCGGACCCAGGCGCGTGAGGCGTTGGGTGGGTTGAGTCAGTTGATCGATGAGGATGAAAGCGGATTGATCTGA